A genomic region of Desulfosarcina ovata subsp. ovata contains the following coding sequences:
- a CDS encoding adenosine-specific kinase produces MELKTVQIDNPELLNFILGHSHFIKTVEDLYEAIVTTVPGAKFGIAFCEASDVCLVRHAGTDDELVALAQKNALNLSAGHSFIIFMRDMFPINILNTVKNVPEVCRIFCATANPVEVIIAETAQGRGILGVVDGFASKGIEADADITTRKSFLRTIGYKM; encoded by the coding sequence ATGGAACTGAAAACCGTTCAGATTGACAATCCCGAACTTCTCAATTTCATCCTGGGGCATTCCCATTTTATCAAAACCGTCGAGGATCTTTACGAAGCCATTGTCACGACCGTCCCGGGCGCCAAGTTCGGCATCGCCTTCTGTGAAGCGTCCGATGTCTGTCTGGTGCGCCATGCCGGGACGGATGATGAACTGGTCGCCCTGGCGCAGAAAAATGCACTCAATTTGAGCGCCGGGCACAGCTTTATCATCTTCATGCGGGACATGTTTCCGATCAACATCCTCAACACGGTTAAAAATGTACCCGAAGTGTGTCGCATCTTCTGCGCAACGGCCAATCCGGTGGAAGTGATTATCGCCGAGACAGCCCAGGGCCGTGGAATATTGGGGGTTGTCGATGGGTTTGCATCCAAGGGGATTGAAGCAGACGCCGACATCACCACGCGCAAGTCATTCCTGCGGACCATCGGCTACAAAATGTAG
- the gltX gene encoding glutamate--tRNA ligase yields MEAVRVRFPPSPTGYLHIGGARTALLNWLFARKHGGKLVLRIEDTDAERSTQASIDGILDGLTWLGLDWDEGPYFQTQFKADHARAAERLLESGKAYKCFCTRETLEAKREQALANKQAVGYDGTCRHLSASEVAAREADGLPSVIRFKVPERTGKIGYDDRVLGRIERAYADIEDFVIVRSNGEPLYLLCNVVDDIRDRISHVIRGQDHMTNTVRQLLLYEALGARPPVFAHMPLTLDLKKRKISKRHHGEVVSVQFYRERGFLPWALCNFLVLLGWNPGTDQEIFSREELIQAFTLERIGRVNSVFNYRAGDPKFFTDPKLIAINETYLRSTAIETIGNLVKPELESAGLWHEDYAGARREWYLETLDLIRDRFHTLKDFATLGRAYFADDYAIDEKPLKKNLLKHPELKIWLPQLADRFAALDAFTLATTEQATRAFAEELGVKPGVLINGMRTVLTGQLAGPGMFDILMALGRETVVRRLSSVDRRYS; encoded by the coding sequence ATGGAAGCGGTACGCGTTCGGTTTCCCCCCAGCCCCACCGGCTATCTGCATATCGGCGGCGCCCGCACGGCGCTTTTGAACTGGCTGTTTGCCCGTAAACATGGCGGCAAGCTGGTTCTCCGGATCGAGGACACCGATGCCGAACGCTCCACCCAGGCCTCCATCGATGGCATTCTCGACGGCCTGACCTGGCTCGGCCTGGACTGGGACGAGGGCCCCTATTTCCAGACCCAATTCAAGGCGGATCACGCCCGGGCCGCCGAGCGGCTGCTCGAAAGCGGAAAGGCCTACAAATGCTTCTGTACCCGGGAGACCCTCGAGGCCAAGCGGGAGCAGGCACTGGCCAACAAACAGGCTGTGGGCTACGACGGCACCTGCCGTCATCTTTCCGCAAGCGAAGTGGCGGCGCGCGAGGCCGATGGCCTGCCTTCGGTGATCCGTTTCAAGGTGCCCGAGCGTACGGGAAAGATCGGATACGACGACCGGGTGCTCGGCCGCATCGAGCGGGCCTATGCCGATATCGAGGACTTTGTCATCGTCCGGTCCAACGGCGAGCCCCTCTACCTGCTCTGTAACGTGGTCGACGACATCCGTGACCGGATTTCTCACGTTATCCGTGGCCAGGACCACATGACCAACACCGTTCGCCAACTGCTTCTTTATGAGGCCCTGGGCGCCCGGCCGCCGGTGTTCGCCCACATGCCGCTGACCCTGGACCTGAAAAAACGCAAGATTTCCAAACGCCACCACGGCGAAGTCGTTTCCGTTCAGTTCTACCGGGAAAGGGGTTTCCTGCCCTGGGCGCTGTGCAACTTCCTGGTGCTTCTGGGGTGGAATCCGGGCACCGACCAGGAGATCTTCTCACGGGAGGAGCTGATCCAAGCCTTCACCCTGGAGCGCATCGGCCGGGTGAACTCGGTGTTCAATTACCGGGCCGGGGATCCCAAGTTTTTTACCGATCCCAAGCTGATCGCGATCAACGAGACGTACTTGCGCAGCACCGCGATCGAGACCATCGGGAACCTGGTGAAACCGGAACTGGAATCCGCCGGACTCTGGCATGAGGATTACGCCGGCGCCCGTCGGGAGTGGTATCTGGAGACCCTGGACCTGATCCGTGACCGCTTCCACACCCTCAAGGATTTCGCGACCCTCGGCAGGGCCTATTTTGCCGACGATTATGCCATCGATGAAAAACCGTTGAAAAAGAATCTTCTCAAACATCCGGAACTGAAGATCTGGCTGCCGCAATTGGCCGATCGTTTCGCGGCCCTGGATGCGTTCACCCTGGCGACCACGGAGCAGGCGACCCGGGCGTTTGCCGAGGAGCTCGGCGTCAAGCCGGGAGTGTTGATCAACGGCATGCGCACCGTGCTGACCGGCCAGCTGGCCGGCCCCGGCATGTTCGATATCCTGATGGCCCTGGGACGGGAGACCGTGGTACGACGGCTGAGCAGCGTCGATCGGCGGTATTCCTAG
- a CDS encoding metallophosphoesterase family protein: protein MDSRGPVILNFKMKFIHTADIHLDSPLHRLEAYDGAPVEEIRQASRRALENLINLALDEAVDFVLIAGDLFDGDWRDYNTGLYFTSRMRRLNEAGIFVFIVQGNHDAAGQMTRSLPVPPNVHIFSSARPETRMIDALKVAVHGQSFARAAVMENLAAGYPAPVAGHVNIGLLHTSLTGRPGHENYAPCALEDLVNKGYDYWALGHVHQAEIVTHDPPVVFPGCVQGRHAREGGEKGCMLVVMEEGAAPLIHHQTIDVIRWTRTVVDLTGANTIDEVLDRFREEFEKTVARNDPLPVIARIELAGRTELHTRILADMEYIKQALRSTAAVAFGDRAWIEKIQVNTRPVRGRVPDSGPINELNLLVERLSSSPDDLQALGDELAPLFQKLPADYRQNAASFRPDDPEAMARLLAQAHALLVQRLRKASGAT from the coding sequence GTGGATTCGCGTGGACCGGTCATTCTTAATTTCAAAATGAAATTCATCCACACCGCCGACATCCATCTGGACAGCCCCCTGCACCGCCTGGAAGCCTATGACGGTGCGCCCGTGGAAGAGATCCGCCAGGCCTCCCGGCGGGCTCTGGAAAATCTCATCAACCTGGCCCTGGATGAAGCCGTCGATTTTGTTTTGATCGCCGGCGACCTTTTTGACGGGGACTGGCGGGACTACAACACCGGGCTCTATTTCACAAGCCGGATGCGGCGGCTGAACGAGGCCGGCATTTTCGTGTTCATTGTCCAGGGCAACCACGACGCTGCCGGTCAGATGACCCGCAGCCTGCCGGTGCCGCCCAACGTCCACATTTTTTCGAGCGCCAGGCCCGAAACCCGGATGATCGATGCGCTGAAGGTCGCCGTTCACGGCCAGAGTTTTGCCCGGGCCGCAGTTATGGAAAACCTGGCCGCCGGTTATCCGGCGCCGGTTGCCGGGCATGTCAACATCGGCTTGCTGCACACCAGCCTGACCGGCAGGCCGGGACATGAGAATTACGCCCCCTGCGCACTGGAAGACCTTGTTAACAAGGGCTACGATTACTGGGCATTGGGGCATGTGCATCAGGCGGAGATCGTTACCCATGATCCGCCGGTGGTCTTCCCCGGGTGCGTCCAGGGCCGGCATGCCCGCGAGGGCGGAGAAAAAGGGTGTATGCTGGTGGTCATGGAAGAGGGGGCGGCGCCGTTGATCCATCACCAGACCATCGATGTGATTCGCTGGACGCGTACGGTCGTCGACCTGACGGGCGCCAACACGATCGATGAGGTCCTTGACCGCTTCCGGGAGGAATTTGAAAAGACGGTCGCGCGCAACGATCCGCTGCCGGTGATTGCCCGCATCGAGCTGGCGGGCCGAACCGAACTGCACACGCGCATCCTGGCGGATATGGAGTACATCAAACAGGCGCTGCGCTCGACGGCGGCAGTGGCGTTCGGCGATCGCGCCTGGATCGAGAAAATCCAGGTCAATACGCGGCCGGTCAGGGGCAGGGTTCCGGATAGCGGGCCGATCAACGAGTTGAACCTATTGGTCGAACGGCTGTCTTCCAGTCCGGACGATCTTCAGGCCCTGGGCGATGAACTGGCACCGCTGTTTCAAAAACTGCCTGCCGATTACCGTCAGAATGCGGCCTCTTTTCGGCCAGATGACCCGGAGGCCATGGCCCGTCTGCTGGCCCAGGCCCATGCCCTCCTGGTGCAGCGGCTGAGAAAGGCATCCGGGGCCACATGA
- the hisA gene encoding phosphoribosylformimino-5-aminoimidazole carboxamide ribotide isomerase has protein sequence MRFRPCIDLHAGMVKQIVGATLSDDAAGHPQTNFQAEKPAAWFADRYRRDHLTGGHVIQLGPGNAEAARAALAGWPGGLQIGGGVNIDNAADWLDAGASHVIVTSWVFHDGRIHMERLRQLTHKIGKTRLVLDLSCRRRDNAYLVATDRWQTFTSEAVTYALMDRLAACCDEFLIHAVDVEGRCAGIETDLVAYLGGWQGLPVTYAGGIASQADIDRIESLGSGNIDFTVGSALDIFGGHGLRYAELAKRYGPSDRPDQVDI, from the coding sequence ATGCGCTTTCGTCCCTGTATCGATCTTCACGCCGGCATGGTCAAGCAGATCGTCGGTGCCACCCTCTCCGACGACGCGGCCGGCCATCCGCAAACCAACTTTCAGGCCGAAAAACCGGCTGCCTGGTTTGCCGACCGCTATCGCCGGGACCATCTTACCGGCGGCCATGTGATTCAGCTGGGCCCGGGCAACGCCGAGGCGGCCCGAGCCGCTCTGGCCGGCTGGCCTGGAGGCCTGCAAATCGGCGGGGGCGTCAATATCGACAACGCCGCTGACTGGCTGGATGCCGGTGCCAGCCATGTGATCGTCACCTCCTGGGTGTTTCATGACGGCCGCATTCATATGGAGCGACTCAGGCAGCTGACCCACAAAATCGGTAAAACCCGGCTGGTACTCGATTTGAGCTGCCGTCGGCGGGACAATGCCTATCTGGTGGCCACCGACCGATGGCAGACCTTTACCAGCGAGGCTGTGACCTACGCCCTGATGGACCGCCTGGCCGCCTGCTGCGACGAATTTCTTATCCATGCCGTCGATGTGGAGGGTCGTTGCGCCGGCATCGAAACCGATCTGGTGGCCTACCTGGGGGGATGGCAAGGATTGCCGGTCACCTATGCCGGCGGCATCGCCAGCCAGGCCGATATCGACCGGATCGAATCGCTGGGTAGCGGCAACATCGATTTTACGGTGGGCAGCGCCCTGGACATCTTCGGTGGCCACGGACTGCGCTATGCCGAGCTGGCAAAACGGTACGGGCCATCCGACCGTCCGGATCAAGTGGATATCTGA
- a CDS encoding SHOCT domain-containing protein: protein MQTARAADILMTRREKQSVPVGLIERHPGEHHVVDPKDSYWRRQFYFASSIGIFYILIIALFGIPLLGTFVVILIKGALDLRYLIIAGGCVGAVALAWFTYRGLKKLWWRIQRDGTLAGETARRNLLMGKPFEISIFSGMLRFSCGQPPSDAPLALPHSEQALLPQETGRTGAAGILDQLDRLAELKRSGDIDDDEFNLLKTMLIESSDVPKAVENDHAK from the coding sequence TTGCAAACCGCCAGAGCTGCTGATATATTGATGACCCGGCGGGAAAAACAATCCGTCCCCGTCGGGTTGATCGAACGCCATCCAGGGGAGCATCACGTCGTGGATCCAAAAGACAGTTACTGGCGCAGGCAGTTTTATTTCGCCTCCAGCATCGGCATTTTTTACATCCTTATCATCGCCCTGTTCGGCATCCCCCTGCTGGGCACTTTTGTGGTAATTCTCATCAAAGGTGCCCTGGATCTGCGCTACCTGATCATTGCCGGCGGATGCGTGGGCGCCGTTGCCCTGGCCTGGTTCACGTATCGGGGACTGAAAAAACTGTGGTGGCGGATTCAAAGAGACGGGACCTTGGCCGGTGAAACGGCGCGCCGCAATCTTCTGATGGGCAAACCGTTCGAAATTTCCATTTTCAGCGGCATGCTGCGTTTCTCTTGCGGGCAGCCTCCGTCCGACGCCCCCCTGGCCCTGCCGCATTCAGAGCAGGCCCTGCTGCCCCAGGAAACCGGCCGGACCGGCGCTGCCGGTATCCTTGACCAGTTGGACCGCCTGGCCGAACTCAAACGCTCCGGCGACATTGATGACGACGAATTCAATCTGCTCAAAACCATGTTGATTGAATCGTCGGACGTACCCAAGGCAGTTGAAAACGATCACGCCAAATGA
- a CDS encoding YhaN family protein, producing MRIDTIRLDAYGPFTGATIDLSAKAIDFHLIFGPNEAGKSSTLRALRHMLFGIPVRTGDNFLHAYPHLRIGARLVRSDGEALEFVRRKGQSKTLRGADDETVLDDDSLAVFLGGVTQELFEQMFAIGHDDLIRGGEEIIAGRGRIGEALFAAGAGLIRLQHVQQELEQACGALFKPSGSTPAINQTIAALKAVRKTQKESLLPAKTWQDHDQYLSQARQRMAQVQTALADDKQQLSRLKRIQEALPLIARKKELDGEWGQLAGVPDLADGFGEQRRDAERELGVATRDRAQSRARMEEFGRQMAALNVPEAMLARSASIEALQHELGSYRKARKDRPGLQGRMRTLETQAAEILSSVRTALSGESAALADLPPSIVGEIQNLGARFERLSAKLESATGVHRKLKARLARSLDQRQCMPMPDDVSGIETVLQDALNAGPAETLRVDLRQSIDALAGDLKRRLARQTLWQGDLEDVDALPLPSGATIDRFDQQLTAASRRIEKARETRQNIRDEIEAAQMELRSIDIVDTVPTDQDLTAARATRDQGWGLVRRCLDGHPASADETAAFCRRCDDANGLPDAFETTMARADHIADRLRREADQVSRKGLLEARRGQLDGALGDAESELVAAETAAAAAGAAWQKLWASMGIIPLSVAEMRAWMQGMASLFEKLATYRADHIRCSKMTAELAALKTRLHKCLAAAGVPVDAAADLPALIRAAQVHVQVQQVRAQRNAAADQEISHLQGETADAAAEVEALNASLSHWRDGWQKNVRKIGLDADASPTAALAVIDSLREARTKSADAEVLQKRIDGIDRDSATFAQSVARMVADLAPDLTGAPCDGAAEQLYSRLTAARTNASRRQSFAEQLENARKGEADAKQRIGQCQALLDTLCREAGCEKAEALAETEQRARRRRDLFHARADLDDQLRRLSAGATVDQFTAEAMAVDADSIGTELEKWTDRIETLEQERSQLDQTIGIETAELERMDGSAAAADHAESAQRLLARLEADVEQFSRLKIAGLILARTVEQYRDKHQGPLIARASELFTQMTLGAFDRLRADYDEKGNPILVGIRAATAAPVNVDGMSDGTADQLYLALRLASLEQYLENNEPLPFIVDDILLRFDDDRALATLKILADLSTKTQVLFFTHHRHLVNLAKRSTILGGAFNCLALAE from the coding sequence ATGAGAATCGACACCATCCGTTTGGACGCCTACGGTCCCTTTACCGGCGCAACCATCGATCTTTCCGCGAAGGCGATAGACTTTCACCTGATTTTCGGACCCAACGAAGCCGGGAAAAGTTCCACCCTGCGCGCCCTGCGTCACATGCTTTTTGGTATCCCCGTACGCACCGGGGATAACTTTCTGCATGCCTATCCCCATCTTCGCATCGGTGCCCGGCTGGTACGCAGTGACGGTGAGGCGCTTGAATTTGTGCGGCGCAAGGGGCAGTCAAAAACCCTGCGTGGTGCGGATGACGAAACCGTGCTGGACGACGATTCATTGGCTGTGTTTCTCGGCGGAGTCACCCAGGAGTTGTTCGAGCAGATGTTTGCCATCGGTCACGACGATCTGATCCGGGGCGGGGAGGAGATCATTGCCGGCAGGGGTCGCATCGGTGAGGCCCTGTTTGCCGCCGGTGCCGGTTTGATCCGGCTGCAGCATGTTCAGCAGGAGCTGGAACAGGCCTGCGGGGCCCTGTTCAAGCCCAGCGGGTCGACGCCGGCGATCAACCAGACCATCGCCGCCCTCAAGGCGGTGAGAAAAACGCAGAAGGAGAGCCTGCTGCCGGCCAAGACGTGGCAGGACCACGATCAATACCTGAGCCAGGCCCGGCAACGCATGGCGCAGGTCCAGACCGCCCTGGCCGACGACAAGCAGCAATTGTCCCGCCTGAAGCGAATCCAGGAGGCCCTACCGCTGATTGCCCGCAAAAAGGAGCTGGATGGTGAATGGGGGCAGCTTGCCGGGGTGCCCGACCTGGCGGACGGCTTTGGTGAGCAGCGCCGCGATGCGGAAAGAGAACTTGGCGTGGCTACCCGCGATCGGGCACAGTCACGGGCGCGCATGGAAGAGTTCGGCCGGCAGATGGCGGCGCTGAATGTGCCCGAGGCCATGTTGGCCCGGTCCGCGTCCATCGAAGCCCTGCAGCACGAACTGGGCAGTTATCGAAAGGCCCGGAAGGACCGGCCCGGGCTGCAGGGACGCATGCGGACCCTCGAAACGCAGGCTGCCGAGATCCTCTCCTCAGTCAGGACGGCGCTTTCCGGCGAGTCGGCAGCGTTGGCTGACCTGCCGCCTTCCATCGTCGGCGAAATTCAGAACCTGGGGGCCCGTTTCGAGCGCCTCAGCGCCAAACTGGAGTCGGCAACCGGCGTACACCGCAAACTCAAGGCGCGGCTGGCGCGCTCGCTCGACCAGCGCCAATGCATGCCCATGCCGGACGATGTCAGCGGGATCGAAACCGTACTCCAGGATGCCCTGAATGCCGGCCCCGCAGAGACGCTGAGGGTTGACCTTCGGCAATCGATCGACGCGCTCGCCGGCGACCTAAAGCGCCGACTGGCGCGGCAGACGCTGTGGCAAGGGGATCTGGAGGATGTTGATGCCCTGCCGTTGCCCTCGGGGGCGACCATTGACCGCTTCGACCAGCAGCTGACCGCCGCTTCCCGGCGGATCGAAAAGGCGCGGGAGACCCGGCAGAACATCCGGGATGAGATTGAAGCCGCCCAGATGGAACTACGTTCCATCGACATCGTCGATACGGTGCCCACCGATCAGGATTTGACGGCCGCCCGCGCCACCCGCGACCAGGGGTGGGGACTGGTCCGGCGCTGCCTTGACGGCCACCCGGCGTCTGCAGACGAAACAGCGGCTTTCTGTCGCCGGTGCGATGATGCCAATGGTTTGCCCGATGCATTCGAGACGACCATGGCCCGGGCGGATCACATCGCCGACCGGTTGCGGCGTGAGGCGGACCAGGTGAGCCGCAAAGGACTTCTCGAGGCGCGCCGCGGGCAGTTGGACGGCGCCCTCGGCGATGCTGAATCGGAATTGGTTGCCGCTGAGACGGCAGCGGCCGCTGCCGGCGCCGCTTGGCAAAAACTGTGGGCCTCAATGGGGATAATCCCCTTGTCCGTGGCTGAAATGCGCGCCTGGATGCAGGGTATGGCCTCCCTTTTCGAAAAACTGGCCACCTACCGTGCCGACCACATCCGGTGCAGTAAAATGACAGCCGAACTGGCGGCCCTGAAAACCCGGTTGCACAAGTGCCTTGCCGCTGCCGGTGTGCCTGTTGACGCGGCCGCCGACCTGCCGGCCTTGATCCGGGCGGCGCAGGTTCACGTCCAGGTTCAGCAGGTGCGGGCGCAGCGCAACGCGGCGGCTGACCAGGAGATTTCTCACCTGCAGGGGGAAACGGCTGATGCGGCTGCCGAAGTGGAGGCGCTGAATGCGTCCCTTTCCCACTGGCGGGATGGGTGGCAGAAGAATGTCCGCAAAATCGGTCTGGATGCCGACGCCAGTCCCACGGCGGCACTGGCGGTGATTGACAGCCTTCGCGAGGCGCGGACAAAGTCCGCTGACGCCGAGGTGCTGCAAAAGCGCATCGACGGTATCGACCGGGACTCGGCGACCTTTGCGCAGAGCGTGGCGCGGATGGTCGCCGATCTTGCACCGGACCTGACAGGCGCCCCTTGCGACGGGGCCGCGGAACAGCTCTATTCCCGCCTGACCGCAGCCCGCACGAATGCGTCCCGGCGGCAAAGCTTTGCCGAACAACTGGAAAACGCCAGAAAAGGGGAGGCGGATGCCAAACAGCGCATCGGACAATGCCAGGCCCTGCTCGATACGTTGTGCCGGGAAGCCGGGTGCGAGAAAGCGGAGGCACTGGCCGAGACGGAACAGCGCGCCCGGCGGCGCAGGGACCTGTTTCACGCACGGGCGGACCTGGACGATCAGCTGCGTCGCTTGAGCGCCGGAGCCACGGTGGACCAGTTTACTGCCGAAGCCATGGCCGTGGATGCCGACAGCATCGGTACCGAATTGGAAAAATGGACCGACCGGATCGAGACGCTGGAACAGGAGCGTTCCCAGCTGGACCAGACCATCGGCATTGAGACGGCCGAACTGGAACGTATGGACGGCAGTGCCGCGGCTGCTGATCATGCCGAATCGGCCCAGCGGCTGCTGGCCCGCCTGGAGGCGGATGTGGAGCAGTTTTCCCGATTGAAAATCGCCGGTCTGATCCTGGCCCGCACGGTCGAACAATATCGCGACAAACACCAGGGGCCATTGATCGCCCGGGCCAGTGAGCTCTTCACCCAAATGACCCTGGGCGCGTTCGACCGCCTGCGCGCCGACTACGACGAAAAGGGCAACCCGATTCTGGTGGGTATCCGTGCCGCGACCGCTGCCCCGGTCAATGTGGACGGGATGAGCGACGGTACCGCAGACCAGCTCTACCTGGCCCTGCGGCTGGCCAGCCTCGAGCAATACCTGGAAAACAACGAGCCGCTGCCGTTTATCGTCGACGACATCCTGCTGCGCTTCGACGACGACCGAGCCCTGGCCACGCTGAAGATACTGGCCGATCTGTCGACCAAAACCCAGGTGCTCTTTTTTACCCATCACCGGCACCTGGTCAACCTGGCCAAACGGTCAACCATCCTTGGGGGCGCATTCAATTGCCTTGCGCTGGCGGAGTAA
- a CDS encoding CHASE2 domain-containing protein codes for MRLNNGRWREVLIGVAVTVVMAGVYMVQPHFLTALNQKVYDSILALTTRPNTSGVPVIVDLDEQSLARFGQWPWPRYRVAILLEKIRRLGADVVGVDIIFAEPDRTSPREIQKNLRNDLSIAVDFTGLPDALMDYDQVLANRLAAGPFVLSYKFFAEGADDLGSDCRIHPVSTAIVARAGTPQGIPLMFNPTSVVCNIPVLAEAAGASGFINIAVDSDGIYRKVPLVMKWKDAIYPNLALAVFMRTTGIDNLALKVDPHGLEALRIGPTTVPVDSRGNLLIHYRSASRVFPYYSASDVLEDNLPEGIFNGKVVFIGATAAGLKDYRATPFNAASPGVEVHATVLDNLLLGDFISRPGWVTGMEFIIVWLSGVITIVWLLWSRARWSVVGVILGGGMVWGGSILCFRNTGIFVSPLWPLITLGVCFVLLTVLKFWREESEKRFFYTAFSRYVSGTVVDELVKSRRELSLDGQEKDVSVLFCDLRGFTDLSERLAPKQVSELLRTCFTPMTRSIINSGGTMDKFIGDAIMAFWNAPLDVPVHQAAAVGTALDMLDEMKRLNVSFKQDFGITLGVGIGIHSGLVRVGNMGSEDLFDYTVIGDNVNLASRLEALTKTYGLSLLVSESVRRACGTGFVFQEVDTVRVKGKQAPVTVYTVCRDHAEGPSAKELAKWDSALDLYKKGQFAAALAALAGLRQDHRDLQLYRIYTQRCREFAARPPGENWDPVFVLNSK; via the coding sequence GTGCGCCTGAATAACGGACGCTGGCGGGAAGTTCTCATAGGCGTGGCAGTCACTGTGGTGATGGCCGGTGTTTATATGGTTCAGCCCCATTTTCTCACTGCGTTGAACCAGAAGGTTTACGACAGTATTCTGGCACTCACCACGCGGCCCAATACCTCCGGGGTGCCGGTGATCGTGGATCTGGATGAGCAGAGTCTGGCCCGGTTCGGCCAGTGGCCCTGGCCGCGCTATCGGGTGGCCATTCTGTTGGAGAAAATTCGCCGACTGGGAGCCGACGTGGTGGGTGTGGATATCATTTTTGCCGAACCAGACCGCACCTCTCCCCGGGAAATCCAGAAAAATCTGCGCAATGATCTCTCCATCGCGGTCGACTTTACCGGCCTGCCGGATGCGCTGATGGACTATGACCAGGTTCTGGCCAATCGTCTGGCCGCCGGTCCGTTCGTTTTGAGTTACAAGTTTTTTGCCGAAGGCGCCGATGACCTGGGCAGCGACTGCCGGATCCATCCCGTGAGCACAGCCATCGTTGCCCGGGCCGGTACGCCCCAAGGCATCCCGCTGATGTTCAATCCAACCAGCGTGGTGTGCAACATTCCGGTGCTGGCCGAAGCGGCCGGCGCCTCGGGGTTCATCAACATTGCCGTTGATTCGGACGGCATCTACCGTAAAGTTCCCCTGGTAATGAAATGGAAGGACGCCATATACCCCAACCTGGCCCTGGCAGTTTTCATGCGGACCACCGGGATCGACAATCTGGCTTTGAAAGTCGATCCCCACGGCCTCGAGGCCCTGCGTATCGGGCCGACCACAGTGCCCGTGGATTCCCGGGGCAATCTTCTCATCCACTACCGGAGTGCATCACGGGTATTTCCCTATTATTCAGCATCGGATGTATTGGAAGACAACCTTCCGGAAGGCATTTTCAACGGAAAAGTCGTTTTCATCGGCGCCACGGCCGCCGGCCTCAAGGACTACCGCGCCACACCGTTCAACGCCGCTTCACCCGGGGTGGAGGTTCACGCCACGGTTCTGGACAATCTGCTGCTGGGTGATTTTATCAGCCGCCCGGGCTGGGTAACCGGCATGGAATTCATCATCGTTTGGCTATCCGGCGTCATTACCATCGTTTGGCTGCTTTGGTCACGGGCCCGGTGGAGCGTCGTGGGCGTCATCCTGGGCGGGGGGATGGTATGGGGGGGATCGATCCTCTGCTTTCGAAACACCGGTATATTTGTCTCTCCCCTATGGCCACTGATTACCCTGGGTGTCTGTTTCGTTCTTCTGACCGTGTTAAAATTCTGGCGTGAAGAGTCCGAAAAACGTTTCTTTTATACTGCCTTCTCCCGGTATGTATCCGGTACCGTCGTCGACGAACTGGTCAAATCGCGGCGAGAGCTCTCCCTCGACGGTCAGGAAAAGGACGTTTCCGTTCTTTTCTGCGACCTGCGCGGGTTCACCGACCTGAGTGAGCGGCTGGCGCCCAAGCAGGTGAGTGAACTCCTGAGGACCTGTTTCACCCCCATGACACGATCGATCATCAATAGCGGCGGCACCATGGACAAGTTTATCGGCGACGCCATCATGGCCTTCTGGAACGCCCCGCTGGACGTTCCGGTACACCAGGCCGCAGCCGTCGGCACCGCCCTTGACATGCTCGACGAGATGAAACGCCTGAACGTAAGTTTCAAGCAGGACTTCGGCATCACTTTGGGGGTGGGGATCGGCATCCACAGCGGCCTGGTCCGCGTGGGCAACATGGGCTCCGAGGATCTTTTCGACTACACGGTCATTGGCGACAACGTAAACCTGGCCTCCCGGCTGGAAGCGCTGACCAAAACCTACGGACTCTCACTGCTGGTCAGCGAATCGGTCCGCCGGGCCTGTGGCACGGGGTTTGTCTTCCAGGAAGTCGATACGGTACGGGTCAAGGGCAAACAGGCGCCGGTGACCGTCTACACGGTTTGCCGGGACCATGCCGAGGGGCCGTCGGCAAAAGAACTGGCAAAATGGGATTCGGCACTGGACCTGTACAAAAAAGGACAGTTTGCGGCAGCGCTGGCCGCCCTGGCAGGACTTCGCCAGGACCATCGGGATCTTCAGCTTTACCGGATCTACACACAGCGCTGCAGGGAGTTTGCCGCCCGGCCGCCCGGTGAAAACTGGGATCCCGTTTTTGTTCTGAACAGCAAATAG